A single region of the Borrelia hermsii DAH genome encodes:
- the ftsH gene encoding ATP-dependent zinc metalloprotease FtsH, with translation MNINNNNLNNNGKSNNKKKNKNWILILVIVFLILAIFMSYFMRGGENYKNVPYSTFQTYLDSGLIESAVIIDKSQIQFIVKNSNLGKSYFSTSIPYFDLNLLSELKAKRVEVSSGKSQSSLIGVILQTLPWILFFVFFFFIFRQTQGGGGKVFSFGKSNAQKYEAGKNKVTFKDVAGQEEAKQELSEIVEFLKYPKKFEKIGARIPKGVLLVGSPGTGKTLLAKAVAGEAGVNFFHMSGSDFVEMFVGVGASRVRDLFDNARKNVPCIIFIDELDAVGRSRGAGLGGGHDEREQTLNQLLVEMDGFGTYTNVIVMAATNRPDVLDSALLRPGRFDRQVTVTLPDIKEREAILNIHAQKTKLSKEIDLRVIARATPGVSGADLANLINEGALIAARNDQSEILMHDLEEARDKILMGVAKKSMTITDRQKLETAYHEAGHALLHYYLEYADPLHKVTIIPRGRALGVAFSLPREDRLSINKNQILDKIKICYGGYASEQINLGFTTAGVQNDLMQATNLAKKMVTEWGMGEDVGPIFLVDDESPIFLPKEFSKAKAYSENTADRVDREVKRILEGCLKEASDILMKHKDQLVKLAKALVARETLTDNEVRELLGFEIIESDHEKSLKEPKLETVNV, from the coding sequence ATGAATATTAACAATAATAATTTGAATAATAATGGTAAATCTAATAATAAAAAGAAAAATAAGAATTGGATTTTGATTCTTGTTATAGTCTTCTTAATTTTAGCAATATTCATGTCTTATTTTATGCGGGGCGGAGAAAATTATAAGAACGTGCCTTATAGTACATTTCAAACTTATTTAGATAGTGGTTTAATTGAATCAGCTGTAATAATTGATAAAAGTCAAATTCAGTTTATTGTCAAGAATTCAAATTTAGGAAAATCTTATTTCTCTACTAGTATTCCTTATTTTGATCTCAATCTGCTTTCTGAACTTAAGGCTAAGAGAGTTGAAGTAAGTTCTGGCAAGAGTCAATCATCTTTAATTGGTGTTATTCTTCAAACTTTACCATGGATATTATTTTTTGTTTTCTTCTTTTTTATATTTCGTCAAACTCAGGGTGGAGGAGGCAAGGTTTTTTCATTTGGAAAAAGCAATGCACAAAAGTATGAGGCAGGAAAGAATAAGGTTACCTTTAAAGATGTTGCTGGGCAGGAAGAAGCTAAGCAGGAACTTAGTGAAATAGTTGAATTCCTTAAGTATCCTAAAAAGTTTGAAAAGATAGGTGCAAGGATTCCAAAAGGGGTTCTTTTGGTTGGATCTCCTGGAACAGGAAAAACTTTGCTTGCCAAAGCTGTTGCAGGTGAGGCAGGTGTGAATTTTTTTCATATGTCAGGTTCTGATTTTGTTGAGATGTTTGTAGGGGTTGGAGCAAGTCGTGTTAGAGATTTGTTTGATAATGCAAGAAAAAATGTTCCTTGCATAATTTTTATTGATGAGCTTGATGCTGTTGGAAGAAGTCGTGGAGCTGGTCTTGGTGGTGGTCATGATGAGAGAGAGCAGACTCTTAATCAGTTGTTAGTTGAGATGGATGGTTTTGGAACATATACTAATGTAATTGTGATGGCAGCAACAAATAGACCTGATGTTCTTGATTCTGCTTTGCTTAGACCTGGAAGGTTTGACAGGCAAGTAACAGTGACTCTTCCTGATATTAAAGAGAGAGAAGCAATACTTAATATACATGCTCAAAAGACTAAACTTTCAAAAGAAATTGACTTAAGAGTAATAGCAAGAGCTACTCCTGGTGTTAGTGGTGCTGATCTTGCAAATTTGATTAATGAGGGTGCTTTAATTGCTGCAAGGAATGATCAATCTGAGATTCTTATGCATGATTTGGAAGAAGCTAGAGATAAAATATTAATGGGTGTTGCTAAGAAATCTATGACTATTACTGATAGACAGAAACTTGAAACAGCTTATCATGAAGCGGGACATGCGTTGCTTCATTATTATCTTGAATATGCTGATCCTTTACATAAAGTTACTATTATTCCTAGAGGTAGAGCTCTTGGAGTTGCTTTTTCTCTTCCTAGGGAGGATAGGCTTTCAATAAATAAAAATCAGATTCTTGATAAGATTAAGATATGTTATGGCGGTTATGCTAGTGAGCAGATTAATTTAGGTTTTACTACAGCTGGTGTGCAGAATGATTTGATGCAAGCTACTAATTTGGCAAAGAAAATGGTTACAGAGTGGGGTATGGGGGAAGATGTAGGCCCAATATTTTTGGTGGATGATGAATCGCCCATTTTCCTTCCAAAAGAATTTTCTAAAGCAAAAGCATATTCTGAGAATACTGCTGATAGAGTAGACAGAGAAGTTAAGAGAATTCTTGAAGGATGTTTAAAAGAAGCGTCAGATATTTTGATGAAACATAAAGATCAGTTAGTTAAACTTGCAAAAGCCTTAGTTGCAAGGGAGACTTTGACAGATAATGAAGTAAGAGAGCTTTTAGGATTTGAAATAATTGAGAGTGATCATGAAAAAAGTTTAAAAGAGCCTAAACTGGAGACAGTCAATGTATAA
- a CDS encoding S1C family serine protease, with translation MHRKIFIIFMLIFSCSTIKDIDDKRIYYIPSESINKHIEKNNFEIALSSYYNLKNSGFKMDQGILDLRDKALSGIQNEYFKFCKEKDYESALFKLETLNLFGIMLHESREQLILKHLESLKRKDPMLASFFAKYYSFDNTFDSLKKFVINKKSPSRNVLLDTAVLTVWVDMGTKIVNGHRLPNIAVGSAFVVDNLKGYALTNYHVISSQVDNDYKGVSNLYVRLPRGKGEKLPAKVISYSKKMDLALIKVSFKLEHQFNLNYSSNINIGDRIYAMGSPMGFEKTITSGIISGKNRNLLSVGDSYQIDAAINQGNSGGPVVNEGGEFVGLTFAGILHSQGLNFVIPSKWVLKVLPFMYEGGILRNKWLGFTFSESLKNLEISYIAPNSPADIGGLRSGDSILSVNSLKFDSLRELQYYILQRRSMVRIRYRRDNKEYESYLYPQDRPEDIIESIVESDSFKNLMGAFLGLNLNLISGREYRVAKVFSNGLGDELNFRANDEIFVYSFNYLMDKRLFVLLLYVKRLFSGYLGAPLQLVIPFDSLIFV, from the coding sequence ATGCATAGAAAAATTTTTATTATTTTTATGTTAATTTTTTCATGCAGTACAATAAAAGACATAGATGACAAACGAATTTATTATATCCCATCTGAAAGCATAAATAAGCATATTGAAAAAAATAATTTTGAGATTGCTCTTTCAAGTTATTACAATCTAAAAAATAGTGGTTTTAAAATGGATCAAGGTATTCTAGACTTAAGAGATAAAGCTTTGTCTGGCATTCAAAATGAATACTTTAAGTTTTGTAAGGAAAAAGATTATGAGAGCGCACTCTTTAAGCTTGAGACTTTAAATTTGTTTGGTATCATGCTTCATGAGAGTAGAGAACAATTGATTTTAAAGCATCTTGAGAGTTTAAAGCGCAAGGACCCGATGCTTGCAAGTTTTTTTGCAAAATATTATTCATTTGATAATACTTTTGATTCTTTGAAAAAATTTGTCATTAATAAAAAATCTCCCTCAAGAAATGTCTTGCTTGATACGGCTGTTTTAACAGTTTGGGTGGATATGGGAACTAAAATTGTAAATGGCCATAGGTTGCCAAATATTGCCGTGGGTTCTGCTTTTGTTGTTGATAATCTTAAGGGGTATGCTTTAACTAATTATCATGTAATTAGTTCTCAGGTTGATAATGATTACAAAGGAGTTTCCAATCTTTATGTCAGACTTCCAAGAGGCAAGGGCGAAAAACTGCCTGCAAAAGTAATTTCTTATTCAAAGAAAATGGATCTTGCTTTAATTAAGGTCTCTTTTAAATTAGAGCATCAATTTAATTTAAATTATTCTTCGAATATTAATATTGGAGATAGAATTTATGCTATGGGTTCTCCTATGGGATTTGAGAAGACTATTACTTCAGGAATAATTTCTGGAAAGAATAGAAACTTGTTATCTGTGGGTGATTCTTATCAAATTGATGCTGCTATTAATCAGGGAAATTCTGGTGGGCCTGTGGTAAATGAAGGTGGCGAATTTGTTGGACTTACATTTGCTGGAATTTTACATTCACAAGGTCTTAATTTCGTTATACCTTCAAAATGGGTTTTAAAGGTCTTGCCATTTATGTATGAAGGTGGAATTTTGAGAAATAAATGGTTGGGATTTACTTTTTCTGAAAGTTTGAAAAATTTGGAAATATCATATATAGCTCCTAATTCTCCTGCAGATATTGGTGGGTTGAGGAGTGGAGATTCTATTCTTAGTGTTAATTCCTTGAAATTTGATAGCTTAAGAGAGCTTCAATACTATATTTTGCAAAGGAGATCTATGGTGAGAATTAGGTATAGAAGAGATAATAAAGAGTATGAGAGTTATTTGTATCCACAAGACCGACCAGAAGATATTATTGAAAGTATTGTAGAGAGTGATTCTTTTAAAAATTTGATGGGAGCTTTTTTGGGATTAAATTTGAATTTGATTTCTGGGAGAGAGTATAGAGTTGCTAAGGTATTTTCAAATGGTCTTGGTGATGAACTTAATTTTAGGGCAAATGATGAAATTTTTGTTTATTCTTTTAACTATCTTATGGATAAGAGATTATTTGTCTTATTGCTTTATGTTAAAAGATTGTTTTCAGGATATTTAGGAGCTCCTTTGCAGCTTGTTATTCCCTTTGATTCTCTTATTTTTGTATAA
- a CDS encoding thymidine kinase has protein sequence MSFYLKLVSGDTESKLDNIVSISHFDFQDNLNLMLIIGPMGSGKTEYAAKIYKDSLIIKNKSPKVLNSITKGRRNRANVFFIRNILDKKRFKNYPLNVIPYRGGGSDRVDGVDFAGSSFDVGQLIDENPEYGTFIIDETCFYDERLVFILNKIALDSNVLFILPTLLYNFRKEMFNNTAKLLIEYSDKICRLGAYCEHVDCMDESFLTYRYYFYGGKEIAAPYFDPLLIVGGDEIVESAIYPNYATRCSRHHYLVGREYFFTVLKPFALLYAQGDKKLLEREIVDLSSNARNANFENSLLIESRGRYDIAVLENLLKLPFLAERALITLSLECNILSKRNLKELIDKFSLSKDYIQKVIVSKEHKWIF, from the coding sequence ATGAGCTTTTATTTGAAATTAGTTAGTGGAGATACTGAGTCCAAACTTGATAATATTGTTTCTATTAGTCATTTTGATTTTCAAGATAATTTAAATTTAATGCTTATAATTGGTCCTATGGGTAGCGGTAAGACAGAATATGCTGCTAAGATTTATAAAGATTCTCTTATTATTAAGAATAAATCTCCTAAAGTGTTAAATTCTATTACCAAGGGACGTAGAAACAGAGCTAATGTATTTTTTATTAGAAATATTCTTGATAAGAAAAGATTTAAAAATTATCCTCTAAATGTTATTCCTTATAGGGGAGGTGGGAGTGATAGGGTTGATGGAGTTGATTTTGCAGGTAGTTCTTTTGATGTAGGCCAATTAATAGATGAAAATCCTGAATATGGGACTTTTATTATTGATGAAACTTGTTTTTATGATGAGCGTTTGGTTTTTATTTTAAATAAAATCGCATTGGATTCAAATGTATTATTTATACTTCCTACTTTACTTTATAATTTTAGAAAAGAAATGTTTAATAATACTGCTAAACTTTTAATAGAATATTCAGATAAGATTTGTCGTCTTGGTGCTTATTGTGAGCATGTTGATTGTATGGATGAATCTTTCTTAACATACAGATATTATTTTTATGGAGGAAAGGAAATAGCTGCACCCTATTTTGATCCTTTGTTGATTGTTGGTGGTGATGAGATTGTTGAGTCTGCTATTTATCCAAATTATGCTACAAGGTGTTCTAGGCATCATTATCTTGTTGGTAGAGAATATTTTTTTACTGTTCTTAAACCTTTTGCATTATTGTATGCTCAAGGTGATAAAAAATTGCTTGAGAGAGAAATCGTGGATTTAAGCAGTAATGCGAGGAATGCAAATTTTGAAAATTCTCTTTTGATTGAATCTAGAGGAAGATATGATATTGCGGTTTTGGAAAATTTGTTAAAATTACCTTTTTTAGCAGAGAGAGCTTTAATTACACTTTCATTGGAATGTAATATTCTTAGTAAGAGAAATTTGAAAGAGCTTATTGATAAATTTTCTCTTAGTAAGGATTATATTCAAAAAGTAATTGTTTCAAAAGAGCATAAATGGATTTTTTAA